The window CGGTCGGTGTCAATTGTTCATTGCGCTGGGGCGTTGGATGCGCAACCATACAGTATAGCGCGATTATGCGCGGATGCACCCGTAGCACTATAGCCGCCGACGATTACAATCGACCTTACAGCGTGTCGCCCACAATGCGATTGACGCCGGGCTGGCCGGGCTTGAAGACCGGCGTCATGCCCAGCCGGTCGCGCATCATCGTCACCATGGCCCGCAGCCCGTCGCTGGCCTTGATCTTCTTGCCCTCGGCATAGGTGCGGGGGTTATAGCTGATGGGAATCTCGATGATGTCATGGCCGGCCAGCAAGATTTTGTTGGGCAGTTCAAAATCGAGGTTGAAGTCGGTTGTGGTCAGGTTCAGCGATTTCGCCAGGTCGCCGCGCACCATCTTGGTCGCCGTTGCCACGTCGGTCAGGTGGCCGCCGAATAGCAGGTTGGTCATGGCCGTCAGCACGCGCACGCCCAGATAGGCGTGGGCATACTTGTACTTCACGTCACCGCCCAGCACGCGCGAGCCGAAGATGGCCGCCGCGCCCGTCTCGTCGGCCTTGCGGCAAAAGCGGGCGTGTTCGGCCGGGTCATATTCGGCGTCGGCGTCCTGGATGATCAGGTAGTCGCCGGTCATATTGGCGATGCCGGTGCGAATCGACATCCCCTTGCCCATGTTGCGTTCGTGGAAGATGACGCGCACATCCGGCGTGTCGAGCTGCCGCAAAATTTCGCGCGTGCCGTCAGTCGAATAGTTATCGACGACGAGGATTTCGCGCGTCCAGCCGGGGCCGAGATCGACGGCGCTGGTGCGGGCGATGACGTCCCGGATGGTGGCCTGCTCGTTATAGCAGCAGATGATGACCGATAGCTTTTTCATGTCCTTACTCATTCGTTTGCATCCCGCGGCGCCCAAGATCGCCGGCCGGAATCTCTACCAATACGTGCTGTGCTCGCGCCGGGTGGTCGCTTCTCAGAGCTGCTTGAAGAAACGGCCGAACGTGTCGAGCATATAATCCAGCCGCGGCCGATCCAGCCCCGGATAGACGCCGACGAAGAAGCCGCCGCGCATGACCTGGTCGGAGTTGCTCAGGTCGCCGGCGACGCGGTGTTCGATGTGCTGATAGGCCGGCTGGCGCAGGATGTTGCCGGCAAAGATGAGCCGCGTCTGCACCTGGTTGGTCTCCAGAAAGCGGGTCAGTTGGTGGCGCATGAACGGCGCCTCGTCGCGCACCAGCAGCGGCAGGGCAAACCACGACGGATCGGCCTTGGGATGCCAGGTAGGCAGCATCAGGAACTCGCTGTAGGGGCGCAACCCTTCGTAGAGATAGGCGAAGTTTTCCTTGCGGCGGCGGATGAAATCGGGCAGCTTCTGCAACTGGGCCAGCCCCATCGCCGCCTGCGGGTCGGTCAGCTTCAGGTTGTAGCCGATCTCGGAGTAGAAGTAGCGATGGTCGTAGAAGCCGGGGATGCCGGGCACTTCGCGCTCGAAGCGGATGCCGCATTTGCCGTTGACCGGGTTGTCGTAGCCGCACCAGCAATCGCGCCCCCAATCGCGCACGGCGCGGGCGATCTTGGCCAGCTTGGGCCGGTCGGTGTAGACCGCGCCCCCCTCGCCCATCGTGATGTGGTGGGCCGGGTAGAAGCTGAGCGTCGCCAGTTCGCCGAACGTGCCCACCATGCGGCCGTCCCATTTCGACCCCAGCGCGTCGCAGGTGTCCTCGACCAGGAATAGATTGTGCCGCTGCACGAAAGCCATCACGGCGTCCATGTCGGCCGGGTTGCCCAGCGTGTGGGCGAACATAAGCGCCCGCGTGCGCGGCGACAGCGCCTCTTCCAATTGGGCCACGTCGAGGTTGAGATCGCCCAGGCAGCTATCGACGAAGACCGGCGTCAGGCGGTTCTGGATGATGGGGTTGACGGTGGTGGGGAAGCTGACCGCCGGGACGATCACCTCGTCGCCGGGGCGCAGACCGTCGGGCAACTGGCGCGAGCAGAGCGTCGTCAGGGCCACCAGATTGGCCGACGAACCGGAATTGACCGGCACGACCTCGCGCACGCCGATGAACGCGCCCAGTTGTTTCTCGAACTGCTCGGCGTATGGCCCGGCCGTCAGCCAGAAATCGAGCACGGCGCTGACCATGTTCTGGATTTCCGTCTCGTCGTAGACGCGCCCGGCGTAATGGACGGTTGATTGGCCCGGCACGAACGGCCGGTTGTTGTGAGCTTTGTCGTAATATTCGGCAACTCGGGCCAGGATCGACTGCCGCAGCTCTTCGATATCGCTATCACCCATTCTGCGTTTTCTCTTCCGCGGCGCGGCGCGCCGTTATGTTTGTCGCTGTCGGATGAGCCGCCCCCGGAGGCGGTTTCCCAAAGGGGAAGGGCCTACCCAATGCCGAGGGGGGATTATACCACAGCGCTTTTCTTCTCCAAGTAGGCCCCGGACCTGTCAGGTCTGGAGCGTATTCATCCTTCCTCATCCGGCGGCTCTTCGGTTGGCGGCGGCTCGGTCGGCGGCGGTGGATCCGTCGGCGGCGGCGGTTCGGTTGGCGGCGGCGGGTCGGTCGGTGGCGGCGGCAGGGTCGCCGTGGGCGGCGGCTCCGTCGGCAGTGGCGGCGGCGTAAACGTCGGCGGTACGGCCGTGGGCGGCTCATCGGTCGGCGGCGGTTCGGTGGGCGGTTGCGTCGGCGGCACGGTCGGCGGCGGCGGCGGGGGTGGGTTGTCGGTGGCCGTCGGCAACGGGGGCAGCGTCGGCACGTCGGTGGCCGTGGGCAGCGGCGTCAGCGAGGGCTGGGGGATGGGCGCAACCGCGCCGGGTTGGCTGCCGGGCGGCAGGAAAATGAACTGCCCGGCCAGCAAATCCAGTTCAGCGCGGCAGTTGGCCCGCAATATCTCGTCGATGGTCGTGCCGCGATTGACGGCCAGCGCGCCCAGCGTATCGCCGGGGCGTATCTGATAGCGCGCCCACCACTGTGGCGGGCCGCACAAGGTCGCCGCCGGCTGGCGCGGCACGAGCACCTGCATTCCCGCGCTCAATTGTTCGCCGCTCAGACAGTTAGCCGCCACCAGTTCGGCCGCCGTGGCCTCCGTGGCCGCGGCCAGCGCCGCCAGCGTCTCGGCGGGCTGCACGGTGTAGAGCAGCCAGCCCTCCGGCACCTGCCCACAGACGGTGAAAATGACGCCCGCGTCGTTGACGTCGGTGATGAACGGCGGGC is drawn from Candidatus Promineifilum breve and contains these coding sequences:
- a CDS encoding LysM peptidoglycan-binding domain-containing protein; translated protein: MRIQREAPLRGWRVNALLTGGVILTVVLALLLAQLDILQARATLQQPGLPIVNIQATAIADGQVIPLNLNPAMPGAAAEPAGPVPDDLNPRPPFITDVNDAGVIFTVCGQVPEGWLLYTVQPAETLAALAAATEATAAELVAANCLSGEQLSAGMQVLVPRQPAATLCGPPQWWARYQIRPGDTLGALAVNRGTTIDEILRANCRAELDLLAGQFIFLPPGSQPGAVAPIPQPSLTPLPTATDVPTLPPLPTATDNPPPPPPPTVPPTQPPTEPPPTDEPPTAVPPTFTPPPLPTEPPPTATLPPPPTDPPPPTEPPPPTDPPPPTEPPPTEEPPDEEG
- a CDS encoding glycosyltransferase family 2 protein, with the protein product MKKLSVIICCYNEQATIRDVIARTSAVDLGPGWTREILVVDNYSTDGTREILRQLDTPDVRVIFHERNMGKGMSIRTGIANMTGDYLIIQDADAEYDPAEHARFCRKADETGAAAIFGSRVLGGDVKYKYAHAYLGVRVLTAMTNLLFGGHLTDVATATKMVRGDLAKSLNLTTTDFNLDFELPNKILLAGHDIIEIPISYNPRTYAEGKKIKASDGLRAMVTMMRDRLGMTPVFKPGQPGVNRIVGDTL
- the rfbH gene encoding lipopolysaccharide biosynthesis protein RfbH; its protein translation is MGDSDIEELRQSILARVAEYYDKAHNNRPFVPGQSTVHYAGRVYDETEIQNMVSAVLDFWLTAGPYAEQFEKQLGAFIGVREVVPVNSGSSANLVALTTLCSRQLPDGLRPGDEVIVPAVSFPTTVNPIIQNRLTPVFVDSCLGDLNLDVAQLEEALSPRTRALMFAHTLGNPADMDAVMAFVQRHNLFLVEDTCDALGSKWDGRMVGTFGELATLSFYPAHHITMGEGGAVYTDRPKLAKIARAVRDWGRDCWCGYDNPVNGKCGIRFEREVPGIPGFYDHRYFYSEIGYNLKLTDPQAAMGLAQLQKLPDFIRRRKENFAYLYEGLRPYSEFLMLPTWHPKADPSWFALPLLVRDEAPFMRHQLTRFLETNQVQTRLIFAGNILRQPAYQHIEHRVAGDLSNSDQVMRGGFFVGVYPGLDRPRLDYMLDTFGRFFKQL